The Chlamydiales bacterium sequence CGGGCAAAATTTATTTCAGTTAGTTGATATTTTTTCTGGTGGTGCATTTTCTCAGATGACTGTGACAGCATTGTCAGTAGTGCCCTACATTTCAGCCTCGATTATTATGCAGCTTTTAACAGCGCTCATTCCTAGTTTACAGAGGGAAATTAAGGAAAACAGTGAAGTTGGTAAGAGAAAAATTGGGAAATGGACTCGTTTTGCAACATTATTTTTAGCGCTTTTTCAAGCTGGATTGTTTGCAAAATATGCAATTCAGATGAACCTTACTCAACCTGGGATAGTTGTGGGTGAGCTTGCCTCTTCGCACATCTTTGGAGTTCCTGTCTTGTTTTACGTAGTTGTTATGATAACAATGACTTCGGGAACGTTATTCCTTATGTGGGTAGGCGAACAAATTACTGAGAAAGGTATTGGCAATGGTATTAGTTTGATTATTATGATCGGCATTCTATCTTCACTACCTACAACGATTGGTTCAGTTATTAAACAGTTAAATTTGGATTCTCAGGTTACAGGGCAACTGACATTTTCTTCTCTTGTAGTCTTGCTTGGCGTTTTTGTCTTTGTCATATTGACAACTATTTTGATTATACAAGGACAGAGAAAGATCCCTCTTCAATATGCTAGAAGGGTTGTTGGAAGGAGAGAAGTTCAAGGAGGGAATGCTTATATCCCTTTAAAAATTAACTATGCAGGGGTTATACCGGTCATTTTTGCATCATCTTTGTTGATGTTTCCAGCGACCATCGGACAATTTATTGGTGTAGGTTCTTGGATCGGTGATTTTGCAAATATGTTAACACCTGGAAACTGGTTGTACATGGTGTTTTTTGTAATGTTTATTTTGTTTTTCACGTATTTTTGGACAGCAACACAGTTTCATCCAGAGCAAATAGCTTCTGATATGAAGAAAAATGGTGCTTTTATACCAGGAGTAAGGCAAGGCAAGCCAACTCAAGACTATCTTGAGTCCGTGATGAATAGGGTGACATTGATTGGTGCT is a genomic window containing:
- the secY gene encoding preprotein translocase subunit SecY — encoded protein: MFESFARVFRIPELREKILFTLLMLVVCRLGGFIPVPGINGEVALSYFKNVTGGGQNLFQLVDIFSGGAFSQMTVTALSVVPYISASIIMQLLTALIPSLQREIKENSEVGKRKIGKWTRFATLFLALFQAGLFAKYAIQMNLTQPGIVVGELASSHIFGVPVLFYVVVMITMTSGTLFLMWVGEQITEKGIGNGISLIIMIGILSSLPTTIGSVIKQLNLDSQVTGQLTFSSLVVLLGVFVFVILTTILIIQGQRKIPLQYARRVVGRREVQGGNAYIPLKINYAGVIPVIFASSLLMFPATIGQFIGVGSWIGDFANMLTPGNWLYMVFFVMFILFFTYFWTATQFHPEQIASDMKKNGAFIPGVRQGKPTQDYLESVMNRVTLIGAIFLALIAILPTIVGAVLGVDQTISYFFGGTALLILVGVVLDTMKQIESHLLMKRYDGFMKKGRVMRGR